GAAGAAAACAGGCAACAAGATATACCAGTTTCCGAATCTTCTATAACCGATACCGAACTTATTGTTCGTTCGTATTTTAAAGACGATCCAGTCATGATTCAGATTGCACGATGTGAATCAGGTTTTCGTCATACTCTTACAGACGGTTCTGTTTTACAAGGTAGGGTTGACCCGGCAGACACAGGTGTTATGCAGATCAACAAACGTTACCACGAAAAAACAGCCGCTTCTATGCAACTAGATCTTGATAATATTTATGACAACATGGCGTACGCTCAGTATCTATACGATACACAGGGTACCAGACCATGGAGCGCTTCAGCTCCTTGTTGGAACGGTCATGTAGCAATGAATATCTAAAGACACAAATAAACGGCGCTTTCGCGCCGTTTATTTGTGTCTATGGTACCATTAACTCTAAAATAATATGAGATACTGGCTAATGAAAAGCGAACCTAGTGAATATTCAATTGATGACCTAGCGAAAGCTAAGGAGGGATTTTGGGATGGTGTACGAAATTACCAGGTAAGAAATATGTTCAGAGACGATATGAAGATTGGGGACAGAGCGTTGTTTTATCATTCAAATACTAAAGATATTGGCGTGGTAGGGGAGATGGAGGTGGTAAAAAGCGCTATCCCAGACCCAACTCAATTTGATAAAAAAAATAAACACTATGATCCAAAGTCAGCTATAGACAACCCACGTTGGCTTGGACCAACTGTAAAATTTATTTCAAAATTTAGCAAAATTGTTACCTTAAATGAGATTAAGAAAAACAAGACTTTCGCTGATTTACCACTAGTTAAAAAAGGGAACAGGTTATCTGTTATCTCTATTTCTAAAAAGCACTATGAAACATTAGTGAAAATGGGGCGATAAATATAAAGTATGAAAATTGGCTTTTTTGATTCGGGACTTGGAGGACTTACTATACTAAAAGCGGTAGCTACAGAACTACCTGAGTATGACTACGAATATTATGGTGACACGGCCAATCTACCGTACGGAGATAAAACTGAAGAGGAAATTTTTATCTTAACCAAACAGGGTATTGAACACCTATTTAAAAAAGAGTGCTTACTGGTGATCGTAGCTTGCAATACCGCATCGGCCGAAACCTTACGAAAACTACAAACAGAATATCTGCCACATACTCATCCAGACAAAAAGGTTCTGGGTGTAATTATCCCAACAATCGAAGAATTACTTGAAGAGTCTGTTACACACACTATATTGATCGGTACCAACCGAACCATCGAATCAAAAAAATACGAAAGTGAGATAAAAAAGCATAAAGAGGAACTTAAGGTAACTGCTATCAAAACTCCGGAACTAGTTCCGCTTATAGAAGGACGCCAATACGAAGACGCGCTATGCGTGGTATCAAAAATAATTGATGAAAGAAAAGGGGAACAGGGTATAATCCTTGGCTGCACACACTACACAATCCTGAAAGAAAAGCTGGAGGAAAAATACACTGGCTCGGACTTTAAAATATTTTCACAAGATTTAATCATCCCAAGTAAACTAAAAAAATATCTTGAGAATCATCCTGAGATCGAAACAAAACTTAGCAAGAATTACAGACGAAATATTTATCTAACAGATAACAGTAATCAATACGATGAGTTAATTGAGACGATACTTAATGGCCACCTTATTTAGAATAGGAGGGAGAAGTGGTGTATATAAATACGTATTTCCGTATGTCGCACCACAAGGGCACTCCTATTTAAATAGTCGCTAACGCTCCTTTTAAATATGTCGCACAATATATCTTTTGCGACATAATAAAGTATTTAAATGGTGGTATTAGCTTCCGTATTACTACTTCTATATCTACATAGATTTGTACCACTACACATATACAATAAAGTCCCATGGTTTCTATATCCTGTATCTAACTTATACTATTATCTTAAATAATTACTTTTATACTCAATTTTTTATACGTACTTAATTAACTTACTTACAAACAAAGCGTAATTTTTCTCCCTTTTTCCCTAAAATTTGGTCCAAATCTCATTTAAGCCTTATATATAAACGTATATTGCTACAAAGCCCAAAATTGCGTTCTAAGCGCTTTTATTCGCAGAGATGACATAAGGATCATCTATGAATTAGGTTCAATAGTATAAAGACTTACAAAATTGAATATAAAAAAATCCGCTCTCCATTTTATGGTTAACTGATTTTTAATTTCCTGAACTTTTCTTTTATATCCCCCCTTGTCTACACCATAACAGTCACATAAAAGCTCTTCAATTTTTTTAAGCGTTTGAATATATGCTTGTGACTTTACCACAGAAGTCAGCGGCAACATCGCTTGTGCAAGTGCTGCAGTCACATGATTCATATAGATATCACCAAGATCTGAAATGAATATCGTAACTAAACCACCCTCGTAATCTATCACATGATTGAAAATATCCTCATTTCTTTGTTCTGAGTGCGGGATAATATATATCGAGTAGGTTGGCTGCAATGTTAATTTGGGTTTAGGAATAAACAAATAAATCAATACACTTATTGTTACCCCTAAGAACAAAAAAACCACGACGAGCCAATTGGCAACCTGTGCATCAATTAACTTTTCGTCCATAATATAATGCAGGGCTATAACCGCTAGAAAAATTGCGACGAGTACCAATAGTAAGAAGTTGACTGCAATTTTATATGTGTCAATTTTCGTTTTCACGCTTCCCTCCTATTAAGTGATGTGAAAAGTGCTTTATTTATAACATTATTTTGGTGGTTTGTAAATAGTTCTAGATAAATATAAAAAACCCATTAGATCAATTTTTGTAAATCAATCTAATGGGAAGTAGCGCACAAACACAGATGCTAACGTGACATATCAGTGATTAAAGAAGGTTCAACCCAGGCCTCATAGTAGACATAAATCATTTTTTTGAGACCTCTTTCCTCGACAAACCTTAACTTTACAGGTGTTCCTATTGGTAAATTTACTTCTTCAGGTACACCTCTAACATATGCCGCAAATATTGTTTGACTGTTCGTCTTGTTGGTGTCTTTAGAGTCAAATGACCTGTCGTCAACATTCAGGCTTTTTACCCCGACTATCAACATCCCATCGGTTACTTGAGTCAAGGTCTTGAACTCGGCATCAATATCGACACGCTTGGTAAGTGGACCAGTTTCAGAGATGACTCTTGCAAAAAGTAACACGAGTAAAAGTACAGCAGTCCCTATTAACACGCTAAAAAATGTACTGGCTTTCACTTTTCATTCTCCTTTGGTTTTATGTGTTTAATATAATAATCATAATTGACCATCATTTGTTTACACAAGAATCGCTCAATCTCTGCAACACGCTGTTCACGGTCTTCACGAAAACATTCGTTGTCATGATTATGGTTCACTCTTTCAATTAACTCTGTGATAGACTGAACAAATTGAACTTCTTCGCTATCATTCTTAGGTACATATATAACCGCCTCCCCTGCATATTTACATTCATAGGTAGCTTTACCTACATCTTCACTGGTTCGTATTTGAAGTAGCGACTTACTTTCTAGCCACCTATCATCCTTAAGAAAAAACCAAAATCCAATAACAGATCCACCTAATACTGCAGATAGGAGTAGGATAATAAAATCGCTCGCATCTGTATTGATGCCCAAATATAATATTACACTTACCAACAAACCGGTTAACGTTATCAAAGTACTTTTTTTCACTTTCCTTCCCTCCTCTTTGAATGGTTGTGAAAAGTGCTTTATTTATAACATTATTTTGGTGGGTTGTAAAGCCGCCGTTACTTTTACTACTGCGGTGGTAGGTACAAAACTGGGTCCAGATAAGCATCAGAGGCAGCGACCGGTGTAGAAGCTGGTCCACAGCTAGTTACTGTCTTGATCTCGTTGAACTTACGTACACTTACACCATCCTTGGCGTATACAGTGAAATGAAGGTGTGGGCCGGTTGAGAAGCCGGTATTACCAGTGTAGCCAATAATGTCTCCGGTTGTTACTTTTTGGCCCGGTGAGACACTCTGTACATCCTGATGAGCATAAAGTGTAGACAGACCGTTGGCGTGGTCTATTAGTGTCCATTTACCCCACGAATAACAACCGGGGACGATGTCAGTGTTACCAGTCGCGCGCACTGTACCAGAAAGCGGTGCGTAGATAGCGGTCCCTCGTGGTGCGCTAAGGTCGATACCGGGGTGGTAAGCTCGACCACCATAGATACCAGGGTTACGCTTGGCAAACTCAGACCCGCCGAAGTATTGAGTAATGATGATATTTTTTAACGGCCAAGCAAACACTGCCGTACCCGGTGTTGGCACACTGTTTGGATCTAGGAAGAATTTAAGCTTGGTTTCGTAGTCACGAATCTCTTTTACGATCTGTTCCCTCGCCTGCTGCTTTTCTGCTAACAGCTGCTGGTAATTTTTTTCTTCATTTTTGGTAACCTCCAACAAATCAGCCTGCTCGGCTTGGTTGTTGGTCAATACTACATTTTGATCCTTATATTGGGAGTGTAGGGACTTAAGATCATTGCGTTTTTGGGTACTCTCCTCTCTTTTTTCGTCAAGCAATTTATGTAACGAGACTAACTCTTCCACCTTTATTGCCATACTGTTTTGCACCGACTTATGAGCCTCGAGTGAATTCCAAAATTCTGAAAATTTCTTATTTCTAAGTAAGAGTTCAACTAGAGTAAGGTCTTCGGTTTTGTATTGAGCCCGAATAATCTCCGCTATCGCTTCTTTGTTAGTATCTATATCCTTCTCAGTTTTACTAATTTCTAAAATAAGCTTGTTTATTTCTAAATCCGTAGAGCTTATGAGTGTCTCGGTACGTGAAATTTCTGCTTGTACTTTCTTGCGTTCCAAAGTTAACTGATTGATAGCTTTCTGAAGACTTTGCTTCTCTGCCCCCACCTCCATAAGCTGCAACTCAAATTTGGCAATTTCTTTTTCTATATCCGCCAAGCGCGATCCTCTATCTTGAATATCCTGTTTTAATTTTTCCAGCTCGGAAGTCTGAGCGTGAACAAGCGGTAAAGAAAACCAAAAAAGCGGGGCTAAAAATAGACCAAATAAAAAAGCGGTTACTGTTTTTTGTAACTTCACCGCTTTATTTTATCACAAGCGACAGAGATTCTCTTTAGAGTTTCTTCACGACCGATTATATAGGCAATAGTAAAAGGGTCTGGCGACCTCTCTCGGCCCGATAAGGCGACTCTAAGCGGCCAAAGTAACTCTCCCCTACCAACCTCTTCTGCATAGTCCCAAAGATCATTTTTAACGCTATCTGGCGTCGAAAAATCGGCTTCCTTGAGCAAATTTAGAGCTTTTTGAAGTCTCGGCAGAGCCTCTATTACATCATTATCCTTTTTCCATTTCAAGATATCAGTCTCGTACGCTGGAGTTACAAAAGCAAAATCATACTCCCCCGCTTTTGCTGCTTCACTAATCTCAGCGGCTATATGAGCCCTTTCCATTATAGTCGGAACCAGTTTCTTTAAAATGTCTTCCGAGTAACCTGCCATTACTTTAAGTTCATCAGGTAGAGCCTTACTAACGTAAGCATATACTTCATCATCACTCAGTTTAGCTAGGTGCTGCTTGTTCATCCAAAGCAACTTCTCTTCATTAAAGACAGCGCCGGCTTTTTGAATCTTTGTAACATCAAACGCAGCCACCAGATCATCAAACGTGAAGACCTCCTGTTCAGTTCCTGGATTCCAGCCGGTAAGCGCTAAGAAATTCACCATTGTTTCTGGCAAAAAACCTTCATCTCGATATTCAAAAATATCCTTCGCCCCATCTCGCTTGCCCAGCTTTTTGGTTCTATCATCTCTGAGTATCGGTGGCAGAGTGACAAAGACTGGGTACGGTATCTCCAAAGCATCGTAGATGCTTAAAAACTTTGGTGTACTGGCAATAAACTCATCCGCCCGCATGATGTGAGTAACACCCATCTCGAAATCGTCAACTATGTGTGCAAAGTTGTAAGTAGGATACCCATCACTTTTAATAAGGACAATATCATCCAACATTTCCTCCCCCGCCGACAATTCACCTCGGACAGCATCTTGCCAGGTGTAGCGTTTTAGTTCCGGTACCTTTAAGCGAAGTGGCTTTGTTTTATCCCAAGCCGGCAAGACGTCTGGTCTATGATTTCTAAATAAAAAAGGTTTTTTGGCTTCTTTAGCCTGAGTCTTAAAAGCTTCGATTTCTTCCGCGGTGTAGGGATCCTGGTAAGCTAATCCCCTATCAACCAGTTTTTTGGCGTAGCGGTGGTAGACATCTAGTCTTTCGGACTGTATGCACGAACCAAATGGCCCTGGTTTGTCTGGTCCATAATCCCATTCAATATTGAGCCAAGTAAGAGTCTCTTTAATATGACTTATGGAATCAGCCACCTCGCGCTTCTTGTCGGTATCTTCAATCCTGAGAATAAAAGTTCCATTATGCTTTTTGGCAAATAAATAGGAAAAAAGAGCCGTACGAGCGCTACCAATATGCATAAAGCCCGTTGGAGACGGGGCAAAACGCGTAACTATTTTGTGGTTGTCAGTTTTAGGATCCGTGTTCATCTCCGATTTTTATTAGGATATCTGATATTTTTTCAGCAGCGTTTGGTATTGCAAAATTAGAAGCCGCTTGACTCATCTTATTCCACTGCTCTTGATTCTCCATAATAGAGCCAATTTCATTTAGAAGCAAGGTCTCGGTTATATTGTGCTCTTCAATTACCGTAGCGGCACCAGAACGGGCGTAAGCATAGGCATTGCTACGCTGATCACGACTAATGTCTTCAGGGATTGGGATAACAATACTCGGCTTACCATGAAGCGCAATTTCAAATAAAGTTGTACTTCCGGCCCTAGTTATGATAACAGAAGCTACACTCATGATAGCTCCGACCATTTCTGAAGAAATGTGACCAACAGAATAGTAACGTTCTTGAAGAACAGGGTCAGTAATAAGCGCCTTGGCTGTAACCAAAAGCTCGTCTTGATTGCGGGCACCGGTCTGATGAAAAACTCGATACTTAGGTAATAACTCATCCAACACACGTAGGATTACATTATTAATACGTTCTGAACCTAGTGAACCACCGGTCACATAAATAATTGGGAGATCACTTGGAATATTAAGAAGTGTATACGGATCAGCTGTATTGGTTAGAGTACTGGTTCGTACCGGGATGCCGACCAGCGCAGTTTTTTCCTTCGGAAAAAACTGCGCTGCTTCAGGATAAGAAACCGCAATATATTCAGCAAAGTTACGTACCAACTTATTGGCTCGACCCGGAACAGCATCTGATTCATGTATAACCACCGGTATCCTAAGGAACCAAGCTGCTAATGTAACAGGTACGCTAGTGAACCCCCCTTTACTAAAAATTACATCAGGGTAAATCAAAAACAACTTCCAGATAGCTACGAATATACCAAAAAAAGTTCTAAAAGGATCAAGGAAATTATTGACTGAAAAATATAACCTTAGTTTACCAGCCGGACACTTTACGTACCTAATGTTAAGCCGCTCCAGAGCCTCACTATCGTAAGGATCAGGACCAATATAATACAAATCAGGTTTTTTGGGAGAATTATTCAAAACCTCAGCGATTGCAATAAGTGGATTAAAGTGCCCACCAGATCCACCACCTACAAACATTATTCTCATATGTAGATTAGTTTATCATACCCGTGATTTACTGATGCGGTACTTTGACACATTTAACACAATACCCAAAACCGCCAAAGTAACGAGCATAGCCGTCCCACCATGACTAATAAGTGGTAAAGGCAACCCAGCCAGTGGAAACAAACCAATCATGGCAGCGATATTTAAAAAAGCCTGACTCACAATCAAAGTCATAAAACCAACCACCAGTAACACGCCAAACAAATCATTGGTTTGGGTGGCGATTTTAAAGCCTCGAAAAGTGAACAAAGCTAAAATGGATATTAGGAGTAAAGAGCCGATAAAACCAAACTCTTCAGCGTACACAGCGAAAATAGAATCTCCAATTGGTTCGGGCAAATACTCAAACTTCTGGATACTTTGACCGTAACCACGCCCTGTTACCTCTCCTGAACCAACCGCAATCAAGGACTGCTGAATCTGGTAGCCACTACCTAAAGGATCAGCTTCAGGATGCAGAAAAACGGTTAGGCGGTCAATCAAATACGGGCGCATTGAAACCACAATGGTGATCAAAATCAATCCCCCCAACGCCATCACTCCAATATGTTTCCAATTAGCCCCAGCCGTCAAAAACATCGCCATGCCTGATAGTGCCATCAAAAAGAAAGTGTCTGTGTCTGGGAGTGATAACATTACCAAACCAACTATACCCACAGCTGCCACAAATGGCAGCACTCCATAGCGCCAGGAATCTATCTGTTTATGAAGACCAGATAATAGAGTAGCCACGTAAATCACAAACCCAACCTTAAGAAACTCCGACGGTTGGACAGTTGTAATACCAAGGTCAAGCCAACGAGTCGCTCCACCATGCGACATACCTATACCGGGAATAAAAACCGCTAAGGTAAAAAGTATGCTGGCCACAAAAATATAAAAAGCGTATTTTCGCCAGTGTCGATAATATATATGACTAGTGATAAGTAGTGCCAATCCCCCACCAACAATACCAAAGAAGAATTGGCTAAATGCAACTGACCCAAAACTAGCACCATTTCGTGCCAAAAGACCTAGGGAGGCTGAGGTAAAAATAAAAAAGCCCAACACTACCAAAACACCAATCAGAATTAACAGAATCGGATCAACTGTCTTTGGTGAGGAATTTTTCATTGACGTTTATTATAAAACACTTAGAACCTCAATCAAATAAAAATTTTCGAATAAATCTAGTGATCAAAAAATAAATTAAACTAAAGTTAGTATAATCAAACCAAGTGCGGCACACATCATACCAATAATCCAGTAACGCATTGTTACCTTGTATGAAGGCCAACCAATCGCTTCAAAATGGTGATGTAAGGGAGCAATTCTGAAAAACTTTTTACCGGTAAACTTACGATAAGTCACCTGTATAACATTCGACAAGACTGTTACCACGAGCAAAAAACCGATGATCGGAAAGAGTGATATGCCGTATCCATCGACCAATTGATCAGTCATCAAGACCACTACCGCTAAAGTCAAAGTCAGAGCCATTGAGCCGGTTTCCGTCATCCAGAAGCGAGCCGGTGGTATATTAAACCAAAGAAAAGCTAAGATAGCACCGGTAACCATCGCACAAAAAGCTGCTAGGTCATATTGCGACTGCAATATAGCCACACCAGAGTAAGCAGAAAAGATGATAGCAAAAACTCCACCTGATAAACCATCGATACCATCAATTACTCCACTAGCATACAAAGCGTTTGTCAACAACACAAAAAAAGGAATTAGCAAGACCCCAACGTAGATTGGATCAAAAAATGGCAGACCGATAGTGGTTACACCCAGCTTGGCATAAAACCACCAACCAATAAACGCGGCTAATATACTGATAAACACTAGTCGTACCGATAGCCTAACCCCCTTCCCGCCGTGTTGAATATCATAAAAATCATTCAAAAAACCAATTGCTGCTCCAATAAACAAAACCGTAAACGGTATCCATGTTTGTGAGCGACTTAGAAAAAATAGGTCTGAGAAAAATTTATCATCACTCATTAAGGTAAAGATAAACAACATTCCAATAGTGAGAAAGATACTCCCCCAGATCACTGTACCACCCATTCTTGGGGTCTTTGTCTCGTGATCACCCTTGAGACGATTGAATTCAACCGCTTCATGTCCTCCAAGCGCTGTCTTCCCTCCCTCTTTCTTCCAAGCCTTATGCTTATAGAGATAATGAGTGATTATTGGAGTTATCAGTATACCAATAGCGAAGGACAACACAGCGGGAAATAGAATTTTTATAATAGTTATATCCATACTTGATCTAATTTATTCTGACTTAACTACTGTTCCCTGCACAGCCTCAATCAACTTTTGCACATCACTGAACCGTTCGCTTATAGTTGAACCGAGTACTGTAATAACTACCGGATGAGCAAAACCAATATCTAGAGCCACGGTCAGATTACCGCCCGCCAAATCAGTGTACCCTGTTTTAGAACCAATTAAATTAGGAATTTCATCAACAATATTATTGGTGTTTTTAGCCTCATGATATTCACCAGCTAAATTATAAATTTTTGCATGATCAGATATAGTTGGAGCTAATATAGCTGGGTAATTAGTCAGTATATACTCCATTAAAAAAGAAACATCACGAGCTGTCCCATAAGCCCCAGCCTCACCGGCTGAGAGATCAAGACCGGTTGGGTTTAAGTAGCTTAAATCCGTGAATCCAAGTTCTTTGGCTCGTAGATTCATAGCTGTTACAAATTGAGCCACAGCATCTCCATCACCTAGCTTAGCTCCAACCGAATTAGCTATAGCATAAGCCGCACTATTGTACGAGGACACTAAGGCAAAGTCGGCAAGATCACGAATGTTGAACACCTCTCCTTCATTTAAATTCCCGCCACTTTCTTGGCTAGCAGCCACTGTACCCACCGTTACATACTCATCATCATCTAGTAGCTCATAGGCCAATAAAGCAGTCATTAATTTAGTAATAGAAGCCAGCGCTAGTTTTTCATCAGCATTTTTTTGATACAAGACTCGCTGCTCTTTAACATCCCAAACAAAAGCTGCTTGGGCCTGAATATCAACTACATCGATCTTTTGGAGCACCTTATTCTCCTGAGTTGGCGGAGTTAAGGTGGCCACATTCTTTATTGGCGGCACTTCTTCGTGATTTAGAGCTGTCATTGTTTTCGGTATTATCACTCCGGCAAATATACCACCAAGGATCAGAAGCAATATCGACAGTTGAGCTACAACCGGAAAGCGTGTAGCGGGTTTCTCCTCAATCGGTTCAGGAGCGGTTTCAATCACAAACTTTTCTTCATCATTCATACATCTTCTTTTATATAATCGGCGCTAAACTTTTCCAAAGTATCAGCTATTTGCGCAAAATCTGGTAGCTCCTGCTTGCGGGTTACACCAAGTTCGGCCAGTAAGGCTGGGGAAATAACAAACTTTGTTTGATTTGATTTAACATCTTTCTCCTTCTCAATCAGACCGCGAATTAATAAGTTTCGTAAAATAAAGGATGAGTTAACACCGCGAATCCGGTCAATCTCTCCCCGACTAACCGGAGACTGATATAGAATAATAGCCAGAGTTTCGGCACCCGCTTTACCGATATCATTCTTCATTTCATTTTTACGTAGCTCTTCAATTACCGGCGCCAACTCTGGCGCTGTCACCAACTGAATATCATGATCAGTCTCAATTACGCGTGTCGCTCCGGACTTAAGCCGTTCATGTAAAGTCATCATGGCCGTAGTAAAGTCCTCCTCGGAAATATCAAAAATCTTCATCACCGTCCGCTTTTTTTGGGGAGCCGATTTATAAAACAAAAAACCCTCGATTAGCACATCAATTGGCATTTTGTGATTGTAACATATAAAAAATAAGGCACCTACCCGGCATATGTTATCTTTTTTACGCCAATATATTTGACGTACTGGAATGCTCGTGTTTTACTGGGAGAGATTAGCAGTACTTTGATTAACATAACGATACCGAGGTGAAAATGTGAAAAAACTTTTAAACTTACTAGCATCAGGACAGGCTTTTACACTATTGTCTATAATATTTATAGCCCTTATTGTAGCAATCTACGTACACAGAACTGATCCAGTAGAACCTGCTATACTTACATTTATTTTCGCAACTCTCCTTGTAGCTATTGGGTATTCAGTTGGATATTATTCACCGAATAAACAATATAACACGTACGGCAGAAGCCTAAGTGGTGATGTTAAAGTGGTAAGCGAAAGTGGAAACTGGTCTGATTTTAACAGGATAACCAAATGGGGTGTTGAGAAATTAGATGGTGAATTTTGGCACTATGTTTATATCGCTGAAATTACACCTAAAATCAATGAGTGCGATAGAAATACTACGACCTTAGACCATTTTTGCATAGAAGTCAGGGATAGTTTTTCTAAGCAGGATATATTATCTGGGAACACTAGAACTCACGGTTATAATTCCAGTAATTTCTTTATAGATGACGACACACCTTTGGGGAGATTGATGGTTTTTTGTGGTAATCTAATCAGATACGAATTCATCTGCAGAAAACCTCCTGAGCCAGGAATGGTTTATATGAAAACCCTTGATGGAAAGACCATAACCGGACAGGTATTAGTACCAGGAAAATAGTTCCGACAAATGGATAACAACCGACTGATGTCAGAGACATCAGTCGGCTTTTTTAGTAATAAGTTGGGGTTTGGCTTTTATCCAACTCTATCTCAATATCATCATAGCGGCGACTCTGAGTAATAATCAGATTACCCTGTTTGAATAACTCCAAAACAGCCAAAAAACTGACAATCACCATCTTTTTCTCCGGTTCATTGGCACTAAGATCAGAAAAACGTAAGTAGGAACTACGCTTAATCCTGGCTTCTAGATTTTGCATCATTTGCTCCAGGCTAATCACTGTCTTGATTTGCGCCTTGGCCGGAGACTCTTTCTTGGGCAGACCGTTTATCGCATCAATCATAGCTTGGTGAAGCTGTGATAGCTGACAGTACTTGTCCGGTAAAAATAACGGAGTGGCTGGCGCCGTAAACTTAGGCCCATAGAGACGATTTTTACCAAAAATGTTTTGTAGAGAGACAGCCGCATCACGAATAACCTGATACCGTTTCAATCTTTCCTCCAAGTCCTCAATCGAAGATTCTTCTTCCTCAGTCAGCTCTAGCACCGGCAGAAGTGACTTGGACTTTACTAGGAGTAAGGTAGCAGCTAGGGATATAAACTGCGCTGTGTTGGGCAAGGACATCTCTTGCATCTCACTCACGTGACGCATATATTCGTCAGTCACTGCAGCCAGAGAGATATCGTTGATAAGCAACTTACGCTTTTCTACCAAATCTAACAGCAGTTCCAACGGTCCTTCGAAAACGTCGGTTTTGATGGAAAAGTTTGATGTGGCGAGCGGTTGCATGGTTATAATAATATTAGCATATGGAAAGCGGGAAAAGTAAGGCGCCGCCGACTACGTCGGCGGCGCCTTACTTTTCCCGTCTCCTAAAGAGAGAAATATACGAAACGAGCGCAGATAGCTTCTTTTGAGTGAAGCTTAGTAGCTCTCCAAAAACTTTACCAG
Above is a genomic segment from Candidatus Nomurabacteria bacterium containing:
- a CDS encoding D-alanyl-D-alanine carboxypeptidase, with the protein product MNDEEKFVIETAPEPIEEKPATRFPVVAQLSILLLILGGIFAGVIIPKTMTALNHEEVPPIKNVATLTPPTQENKVLQKIDVVDIQAQAAFVWDVKEQRVLYQKNADEKLALASITKLMTALLAYELLDDDEYVTVGTVAASQESGGNLNEGEVFNIRDLADFALVSSYNSAAYAIANSVGAKLGDGDAVAQFVTAMNLRAKELGFTDLSYLNPTGLDLSAGEAGAYGTARDVSFLMEYILTNYPAILAPTISDHAKIYNLAGEYHEAKNTNNIVDEIPNLIGSKTGYTDLAGGNLTVALDIGFAHPVVITVLGSTISERFSDVQKLIEAVQGTVVKSE
- a CDS encoding SMC-Scp complex subunit ScpB, translating into MPIDVLIEGFLFYKSAPQKKRTVMKIFDISEEDFTTAMMTLHERLKSGATRVIETDHDIQLVTAPELAPVIEELRKNEMKNDIGKAGAETLAIILYQSPVSRGEIDRIRGVNSSFILRNLLIRGLIEKEKDVKSNQTKFVISPALLAELGVTRKQELPDFAQIADTLEKFSADYIKEDV
- a CDS encoding segregation/condensation protein A, giving the protein MQPLATSNFSIKTDVFEGPLELLLDLVEKRKLLINDISLAAVTDEYMRHVSEMQEMSLPNTAQFISLAATLLLVKSKSLLPVLELTEEEESSIEDLEERLKRYQVIRDAAVSLQNIFGKNRLYGPKFTAPATPLFLPDKYCQLSQLHQAMIDAINGLPKKESPAKAQIKTVISLEQMMQNLEARIKRSSYLRFSDLSANEPEKKMVIVSFLAVLELFKQGNLIITQSRRYDDIEIELDKSQTPTYY